The following coding sequences are from one Acidobacteriota bacterium window:
- the polA gene encoding DNA polymerase I yields the protein MKRVFLIDSMSHIFRAYFAPMGARQEPLRNSKGQVTQAVFVFTNMLRKLINDEKPDYIAAVFDTAAPTFRHDSYEAYKANREEMPEDLAAQLPFIVRVCEAFNLPILKYDGFEADDIIGTLAKKAAEKKLQAVIVSNDKDLCQLVQDPYVIAMRQNSTNLKRKVPVPPIEWCDEAWVEAKFGVPPSMIIDLLGLMGDSIDNIPGAPGIGEKGARKLVLEYGSAIGAMENADKVTHKTYRESLQNNQDIIRQSLELATVHCEVPVELDLDQLRFREPDRQKAYELFRELEFNTLTKEFSDAATLFDMHGGEDASERIERKYEAVKTREELDKLIRTLWEKETWAFDVDDSNGGDRHSAFDKVAPLGIAVSYAPGVSYFVDLQEFEGGSEYVVRMLGDTFANPYMTKACHDYKRNLGVLRSLGIEPREVKEDPMIAAYLLDSGRSNFTLAFLAQNHLNAYPAIETPDGFTASGFAAAERADFVYQLVPQFRKKIAEDKLTRIYDEIEVPLEAILADIETAGMKIDSEALHDFSERISKELETLSARVFKIAGREFNIGSPKQVGEIFQDLNIATGKKTATGQISTSKDVLAELAVDHEIAQLIIDYREMDKLKATYADSLPKMVGSDGRIHGVLNQTVAATGRLSSTEPNLQNIPVRTEMGQQIRRAFIPEAGNKLISADYSQLELRILAHITKDPVMLEAYQNNEDIHAKTARLVFGATDEKDLKEKRRLAKIVNFGIAYAVEAFGLSQRVGISKQEARKVIDDYFATYKGIREYMDRIPEEAREKGYVTSLFGRRRYFPGIKDRNFAVRSRAEREAINMPIQGTASDIVKIAMINVAKALRDAGLETKMIMQVHDELLFEAPKGEVEQASAIIKREMEAAAILDAPLIAEIGAGDDWMSCK from the coding sequence ATGAAGCGCGTATTTCTGATCGATTCGATGTCACACATCTTTCGGGCCTACTTTGCCCCGATGGGGGCCCGGCAGGAGCCGCTCCGCAACAGCAAAGGTCAGGTGACGCAAGCCGTTTTCGTCTTTACGAACATGCTCCGCAAGCTGATCAATGACGAAAAGCCCGACTACATCGCGGCGGTTTTTGACACGGCGGCACCGACGTTTCGCCACGATTCTTACGAGGCATACAAGGCCAACCGCGAGGAAATGCCCGAGGACCTCGCGGCCCAGCTTCCGTTCATCGTCCGCGTTTGCGAAGCATTTAACCTGCCGATCTTGAAATACGACGGCTTCGAGGCTGACGACATTATCGGGACGCTCGCCAAAAAGGCGGCCGAAAAGAAGCTGCAGGCGGTCATCGTCTCCAACGATAAAGATCTTTGCCAGCTTGTGCAGGATCCGTATGTCATTGCCATGCGACAAAATTCGACCAATCTAAAGCGCAAGGTGCCCGTGCCGCCGATCGAGTGGTGCGATGAGGCTTGGGTCGAGGCAAAGTTCGGCGTGCCGCCCTCAATGATCATCGACCTGCTCGGGCTGATGGGCGATTCGATCGACAACATTCCCGGCGCTCCCGGCATTGGCGAAAAAGGAGCGCGCAAGCTCGTGTTGGAGTACGGCTCGGCCATCGGAGCGATGGAAAATGCCGACAAGGTAACGCACAAAACCTATCGCGAAAGCCTGCAAAATAATCAGGACATCATTCGCCAGTCGCTGGAGCTTGCAACCGTCCATTGCGAAGTGCCGGTCGAGCTCGATCTTGACCAACTCCGCTTCCGCGAGCCCGACCGCCAGAAGGCATATGAGCTATTTCGGGAGCTCGAGTTCAACACGCTGACGAAGGAATTCTCCGACGCGGCCACGCTTTTTGACATGCACGGCGGCGAGGACGCATCCGAACGGATCGAGCGAAAGTATGAGGCGGTCAAAACCCGCGAGGAGCTTGATAAGCTGATCCGCACGCTCTGGGAAAAGGAAACATGGGCGTTCGATGTTGATGATTCGAACGGCGGCGACCGGCACAGCGCATTTGATAAGGTCGCTCCGCTCGGTATTGCTGTTTCATATGCGCCCGGCGTCTCGTATTTTGTTGATCTGCAAGAGTTTGAGGGCGGGAGCGAGTATGTCGTGCGGATGCTTGGCGACACCTTCGCCAATCCCTACATGACGAAGGCGTGCCATGATTACAAACGCAACCTCGGCGTTCTTCGCTCGCTCGGCATCGAGCCTCGTGAGGTGAAGGAAGACCCGATGATCGCCGCTTATCTGCTCGACTCAGGTCGGTCAAATTTTACTCTTGCGTTCCTCGCACAAAACCATCTCAACGCCTACCCGGCGATCGAAACGCCGGACGGTTTTACGGCCTCGGGCTTTGCCGCCGCCGAGCGGGCCGATTTTGTCTATCAGCTCGTGCCGCAGTTTCGAAAAAAGATCGCCGAGGACAAGCTGACCCGCATCTACGACGAGATCGAGGTGCCGCTCGAAGCGATCCTGGCCGATATCGAAACGGCCGGGATGAAGATCGATTCCGAAGCCTTGCACGATTTCTCCGAAAGGATCTCAAAGGAACTCGAAACGCTCTCCGCGCGGGTTTTTAAGATCGCCGGCCGCGAGTTCAACATCGGCTCGCCAAAGCAGGTCGGCGAGATCTTCCAGGACCTCAACATCGCTACCGGGAAAAAGACCGCGACCGGCCAGATCTCGACCAGCAAGGATGTGCTCGCCGAGCTTGCCGTTGACCACGAGATCGCCCAACTCATCATCGACTATCGCGAGATGGACAAGCTCAAGGCGACCTATGCCGATTCGCTCCCGAAGATGGTCGGCAGCGATGGCCGCATCCACGGCGTGCTCAACCAGACCGTGGCCGCGACGGGCCGGCTTAGCTCGACCGAGCCGAACCTGCAGAACATTCCGGTCCGCACCGAGATGGGCCAGCAGATCCGCAGGGCGTTCATCCCCGAAGCGGGCAACAAGCTCATTTCGGCCGATTACTCGCAGCTCGAGCTCCGCATTCTGGCCCACATCACCAAAGACCCGGTGATGCTTGAGGCATATCAGAACAACGAGGACATCCACGCAAAAACGGCCCGGCTCGTCTTTGGAGCGACAGATGAAAAGGACCTGAAGGAAAAGCGTCGGCTGGCGAAGATAGTCAATTTCGGCATCGCCTATGCGGTCGAGGCGTTTGGGCTTTCGCAGCGTGTCGGCATCTCAAAACAGGAAGCGCGGAAGGTCATCGACGACTACTTCGCGACCTATAAGGGCATTCGCGAATACATGGATCGGATCCCTGAGGAGGCCCGCGAGAAGGGCTACGTCACGTCACTTTTTGGCCGCCGCCGCTACTTCCCCGGCATCAAGGACCGCAACTTCGCCGTCCGTTCGCGGGCCGAACGCGAGGCGATCAATATGCCGATCCAAGGCACGGCGAGCGACATCGTCAAGATAGCGATGATCAACGTCGCCAAAGCTCTCCGCGACGCCGGGCTCGAGACGAAGATGATAATGCAGGTCCACGACGAACTTCTCTTCGAAGCTCCGAAGGGCGAGGTCGAGCAGGCCTCCGCCATCATCAAACGCGAAATGGAAGCCGCCGCGATTCTCGACGCCCCGCTCATCGCCGAGATCGGCGCCGGCGACGACTGGATGAGCTGTAAATAA
- a CDS encoding pyridoxamine 5'-phosphate oxidase family protein codes for MTKETKTDRTKVKRLPARGAYDRETIYSILDAGFICHVGFVAQGQPYVIPTGYARIGDDLYIHGSSASRMLRNLAAGADVCVTVTHVDGLVLARSAFHHSINYRSVVVLGRAELVTDADEKYAALEAFTEHIIPGRWPEIRWPNELEMKATSVLRLPIEEASAKIRTGDPKDDEEDYEMNVWAGVVPLETFAGEPLPDAKLAEGIELPAHVREYKKRGPM; via the coding sequence ATGACGAAAGAAACAAAAACGGACCGCACCAAGGTCAAGCGGCTTCCGGCTCGTGGGGCTTATGATCGCGAGACGATCTATTCGATCCTCGACGCGGGGTTTATCTGCCATGTCGGTTTTGTCGCCCAAGGCCAGCCGTATGTGATCCCGACCGGGTACGCCCGCATCGGCGATGATCTTTACATCCACGGGTCATCGGCCAGCCGGATGCTGCGAAATCTTGCGGCCGGAGCCGATGTCTGCGTTACGGTGACGCATGTCGATGGGCTGGTGCTTGCCCGGTCGGCGTTTCATCATTCGATCAATTACCGCTCGGTCGTAGTGCTCGGTCGGGCCGAACTTGTCACCGACGCCGACGAAAAATATGCGGCTCTCGAGGCTTTCACCGAGCACATCATCCCCGGCCGCTGGCCCGAGATCCGCTGGCCAAATGAACTCGAAATGAAAGCGACGTCGGTCCTCCGGCTCCCGATCGAAGAAGCCTCGGCAAAGATACGCACCGGCGATCCCAAAGATGATGAAGAAGACTACGAAATGAACGTCTGGGCCGGAGTCGTCCCGCTTGAAACGTTTGCCGGCGAACCGCTGCCCGATGCAAAGCTTGCAGAAGGCATCGAGCTCCCCGCACACGTCCGAGAATACAAAAAGCGTGGCCCAATGTAA
- a CDS encoding endonuclease/exonuclease/phosphatase family protein: MTPRVSTEVHSPDLLDHGLEPYFQELLKFESTAELEASALHDEIREEAERILNGMFHEELATEPEGGDASEVIRTIAWNIERGCVFEGILESLKAHADLRDKDVLLLTELDHGMARSGNRFVAQEIARELGMNYAFAPVYIALQKGSGVEALAEGENTKSIHGLAMFSKWPMRNIHAVPIPNGKDKMWGKEKRLGWLRALIADIEHPAGTFRAVTVHLDSHCSRAHRRLQMQIILDHLETLAPLPTIIGGDWNTTTFNSQSSRRAIMGYWRRVFMGPKNVAKNHLPHPERYFERPLFKMLERRGYDFRNLNELGAGTLHYHVESIEKNTNLRDWVPEWCFPFIFWAANRVGGSVSGRLDWFAGKGIEPAHEAAVKTIGELRDANGTPLSDHDAIGLDFRISGA; encoded by the coding sequence ATGACGCCGCGAGTTTCTACCGAAGTTCATTCCCCGGATCTGCTCGATCACGGGCTAGAGCCGTATTTTCAAGAGCTGCTGAAGTTCGAATCGACCGCGGAACTTGAGGCCTCGGCTCTGCACGACGAGATCCGCGAAGAGGCAGAGCGGATACTGAACGGGATGTTTCATGAGGAGCTTGCAACTGAGCCCGAGGGCGGCGATGCCTCGGAAGTAATCCGCACCATCGCGTGGAACATCGAACGCGGTTGCGTTTTTGAAGGCATTCTTGAGTCGCTCAAGGCTCACGCCGACCTGCGGGACAAGGATGTGCTTTTGCTGACGGAGCTTGATCATGGCATGGCCCGGAGCGGGAATCGGTTTGTTGCCCAAGAGATCGCCCGTGAGCTCGGGATGAACTACGCCTTCGCACCGGTCTATATCGCGTTGCAAAAAGGCAGCGGGGTTGAGGCGTTGGCGGAGGGCGAGAATACGAAGTCGATCCACGGCCTCGCGATGTTCTCGAAGTGGCCGATGCGAAATATCCACGCCGTGCCGATCCCGAATGGCAAAGACAAGATGTGGGGCAAGGAAAAGCGGCTTGGCTGGCTCCGGGCGTTGATCGCCGATATCGAGCATCCGGCGGGCACTTTCCGGGCCGTGACCGTGCATCTTGATTCGCACTGCTCGCGTGCCCATCGGCGGCTGCAGATGCAGATCATCCTTGATCATCTCGAAACGCTGGCTCCGCTCCCAACCATAATCGGCGGCGATTGGAACACGACGACGTTCAACTCGCAGAGCTCCCGACGGGCGATAATGGGCTATTGGCGTCGCGTTTTTATGGGGCCGAAGAACGTGGCGAAAAATCACTTACCGCATCCCGAAAGATATTTCGAGCGGCCACTTTTCAAGATGCTCGAGCGCCGCGGTTACGATTTCCGCAACCTCAATGAACTCGGAGCCGGAACGCTGCACTATCACGTCGAGAGCATCGAAAAGAACACGAACCTTCGGGACTGGGTGCCGGAGTGGTGTTTCCCTTTCATCTTCTGGGCGGCAAACCGCGTCGGCGGGAGCGTCTCTGGACGGTTGGATTGGTTTGCCGGTAAAGGAATCGAGCCTGCACATGAAGCGGCGGTCAAAACGATCGGCGAACTCCGCGATGCGAACGGGACGCCGCTTTCAGACCACGACGCCATCGGCTTGGACTTTCGCATTTCGGGCGCTTAG
- a CDS encoding ATP-grasp domain-containing protein yields the protein MKKHIVCIASEHKGNEFLEECQNADWFVTLVTRKKLLDEPWAWTALNDVKTVEDNASVEDYVRAVTNIAGMRHIDRVVGLDEFDVVTAARAREHLQLGGMTYSHAVRFRDKYAMRNIASEAGIACPDYICPVNPDEINAFLDRVPAPWIVKPRHEVSAFGIRKCETKEQVWEVLNDLDDRNNWRDHPSQFLIEKFIEGDVFHVDAVVHNGKVVAAGVSRYGRPPFSVSHYGGVFTTSIVEYGSKERKELEKLNAKLLKEFKYEEGVTHGEFLRSNEDGEYYLLEVACRVGGAYIANVLDSACGFNLWREWAKLSIADKDHPYEKPKVRKEYAGVALALSKDDEPDTSHYTDPEIVYRIKKPKHVGLIFHSPDRSRINELLEEYTKRIGDDFLAVAPAKERYDD from the coding sequence ATGAAAAAGCACATAGTTTGCATAGCAAGCGAGCATAAGGGGAACGAGTTTCTCGAGGAGTGCCAGAACGCCGACTGGTTCGTGACTCTTGTGACCCGCAAGAAGCTGCTCGATGAACCCTGGGCATGGACCGCTCTCAATGACGTCAAGACGGTCGAGGATAACGCGAGCGTCGAGGACTATGTTCGCGCCGTAACGAACATCGCGGGAATGCGGCACATTGACCGCGTCGTCGGGCTTGATGAGTTCGATGTCGTAACCGCGGCCCGTGCCCGGGAGCATCTCCAGCTTGGCGGCATGACCTATTCGCACGCCGTCCGTTTTCGCGATAAATACGCCATGCGTAACATCGCGAGCGAGGCCGGAATCGCCTGCCCCGATTATATTTGCCCTGTGAATCCGGACGAGATAAATGCCTTTCTCGATCGCGTCCCTGCACCGTGGATCGTGAAGCCGCGACATGAGGTTTCGGCATTTGGCATTAGAAAATGCGAGACGAAAGAGCAGGTTTGGGAAGTGCTCAATGACCTCGACGACCGAAATAATTGGCGTGACCATCCGTCGCAGTTCCTTATCGAAAAGTTTATCGAGGGCGATGTCTTTCACGTTGATGCGGTCGTCCATAATGGAAAGGTCGTCGCGGCGGGCGTGAGCCGCTACGGCCGTCCGCCGTTTTCTGTTTCGCACTACGGCGGCGTGTTTACGACATCCATTGTCGAATATGGTTCAAAGGAGCGGAAAGAACTTGAGAAGCTAAACGCCAAACTCCTGAAAGAGTTTAAGTATGAAGAGGGCGTAACACACGGCGAGTTCCTACGGAGCAACGAGGACGGCGAGTACTATTTGCTTGAGGTCGCGTGCCGCGTCGGCGGCGCCTATATCGCGAACGTGCTCGATAGTGCATGCGGGTTCAATCTGTGGCGCGAATGGGCAAAGCTCTCGATCGCGGATAAAGATCATCCCTACGAAAAACCAAAGGTCCGCAAGGAATATGCCGGCGTCGCCCTTGCCCTTTCAAAAGACGATGAACCAGACACCTCGCACTACACCGACCCCGAGATCGTTTATCGTATAAAAAAGCCAAAGCACGTCGGGCTCATCTTTCACTCACCCGACCGCTCGCGCATCAACGAACTGCTCGAAGAATACACAAAGCGGATCGGCGATGACTTCCTAGCGGTCGCCCCGGCGAAGGAACGGTACGACGATTAG
- a CDS encoding DoxX family protein, producing MLNKLLFGGESGLSWHANAGLALLRIFSGVAMAFAHGLGKLPPAEGLIGRTAEMGFPMPAFFAWAAALSEFVGGIFLALGLLTRLSSFFIAVTMLVALIGVHGADPFNVQEKAFLFLFISIAFMLKGSGDWSVDSFLRK from the coding sequence ATGCTTAATAAACTTTTGTTCGGCGGTGAGAGCGGTTTGTCGTGGCACGCGAATGCGGGGCTTGCGTTGCTGCGGATCTTTTCGGGTGTCGCGATGGCGTTTGCCCACGGGCTCGGCAAATTGCCTCCGGCCGAGGGACTTATCGGCCGCACGGCGGAGATGGGCTTCCCGATGCCGGCATTCTTTGCCTGGGCGGCGGCTCTATCGGAGTTCGTCGGCGGCATTTTTCTCGCACTCGGGCTTCTGACGCGATTATCGAGCTTCTTTATCGCGGTGACGATGCTTGTTGCACTCATCGGCGTTCACGGGGCAGATCCCTTCAACGTCCAGGAGAAGGCGTTCCTTTTCCTCTTTATTTCGATCGCCTTCATGTTGAAGGGCTCGGGCGATTGGAGCGTCGATAGCTTCCTCCGGAAGTAG
- a CDS encoding site-2 protease family protein has translation MGDIDLAVLASHLIVFMVVLLLAVSAHEAGHAWMSHKFGDDTAFMLGRVTLNPVAHTDPIGTLLIPVVAFILGTMGGALGSIPLIGWGKPTPVNPSNWTNYKLANVMVSVAGVLANLILLIIGIVLAKVLFIYGFTPNDLFGGATNPLAMFVSNLMLLNLSLFVFNLLPFPPLDGSKILSTFLPESTQPIFDFLEQFGFLILMFLIYIGVFRFILYPFLMGLVYVLYAIY, from the coding sequence ATGGGCGATATCGATTTGGCCGTACTGGCGAGCCACCTCATTGTTTTCATGGTCGTGCTGCTTCTTGCGGTCTCGGCCCATGAGGCGGGCCATGCCTGGATGTCGCACAAATTTGGCGACGACACGGCCTTTATGCTCGGCCGCGTCACGCTAAACCCGGTCGCCCACACCGACCCGATCGGCACGCTTCTGATCCCGGTCGTCGCGTTCATTTTGGGAACGATGGGCGGGGCTTTGGGCTCGATTCCGCTCATCGGATGGGGCAAACCGACGCCGGTAAACCCAAGCAACTGGACGAACTACAAGCTCGCGAACGTTATGGTCTCGGTCGCCGGCGTTCTAGCGAACCTGATCTTGCTCATAATCGGCATCGTTCTGGCGAAGGTCCTCTTCATCTACGGATTCACGCCAAATGACCTCTTCGGCGGGGCGACAAATCCGCTGGCGATGTTTGTCAGCAACCTGATGTTGCTCAATCTCTCGCTCTTCGTGTTCAATCTGCTGCCCTTTCCGCCGCTCGACGGCAGCAAGATCCTCTCGACGTTTCTGCCGGAAAGCACTCAGCCGATCTTCGATTTCCTCGAGCAGTTTGGGTTCCTTATCCTGATGTTCCTCATCTACATCGGCGTTTTCCGGTTCATACTTTATCCGTTCCTCATGGGATTGGTTTATGTGCTCTACGCAATCTATTAG
- the trpS gene encoding tryptophan--tRNA ligase, whose translation MTKRIFSGAQPTGQLHIGNYLGALKNWVALQDEYEAFYCIVNLHAITLPQEPASLRKATLDLARIYLAAGVDPSRSTIFIQSDVPEHAELAWTLSCIARMGELERMTQFKDKGKGNAERAGVGLFTYPILMAADILLYQTDLVPVGQDQKQHLELSRDLAERFNRDYGETFKVPEPYIPKAGASIKSLQEPERKMSKSDENAAGSIFLLDDADTVTKKIKRAVTDSGTTIEFDETRPAINNLLTIYRLLTGKTDEECVAHFAGKGYGHFKTELAEATVEFLRPFQERVKQYDDETLRSILNPGAEKARAIAADTLKKVYENMGIK comes from the coding sequence ATGACAAAACGTATTTTCAGCGGTGCCCAGCCTACGGGGCAGCTTCACATTGGCAATTACCTCGGTGCGTTGAAGAACTGGGTCGCGCTTCAGGATGAGTACGAAGCGTTTTACTGCATCGTAAATCTCCACGCGATAACGCTCCCGCAAGAGCCGGCGTCGCTCCGCAAGGCGACGCTCGACCTTGCCCGCATTTATCTCGCGGCGGGCGTCGATCCCTCGCGTTCGACCATCTTCATCCAATCCGATGTCCCCGAACACGCCGAGCTCGCCTGGACGCTTTCCTGCATCGCACGCATGGGCGAGCTCGAGCGGATGACGCAATTCAAGGACAAAGGCAAGGGCAACGCCGAGCGTGCCGGAGTCGGGCTATTCACTTATCCGATCCTGATGGCCGCGGACATTTTGCTTTACCAGACCGATCTCGTCCCGGTCGGGCAGGATCAGAAGCAGCATCTTGAGCTGAGCCGCGACCTCGCTGAGCGTTTCAACCGCGACTACGGCGAGACATTTAAGGTGCCCGAGCCCTACATTCCAAAGGCCGGTGCGAGCATAAAATCGCTGCAGGAGCCCGAACGGAAGATGTCGAAGTCCGACGAGAACGCCGCCGGCTCCATCTTCCTGCTCGACGACGCCGACACGGTCACGAAAAAGATCAAGCGGGCCGTTACCGATAGCGGCACGACCATCGAGTTCGACGAAACGCGGCCGGCGATCAACAATCTGCTGACCATTTACCGCCTGCTGACCGGCAAGACCGACGAAGAGTGCGTCGCCCATTTCGCCGGCAAAGGCTACGGCCATTTCAAAACAGAACTCGCCGAAGCCACCGTCGAATTCCTCCGCCCCTTCCAGGAACGCGTCAAGCAATACGACGACGAAACGCTCCGCTCCATCCTAAACCCCGGCGCCGAAAAAGCCCGAGCAATCGCCGCCGACACGTTGAAGAAGGTTTATGAGAATATGGGTATCAAATAG
- a CDS encoding arsenate reductase: MAGLFRENGVEFEQVDYFRERLTAADVKMLLAKLKIPAFGLLRTKEKEFKERGFTPETPEDEIIAAIVANPGLLNRPIVVAGDRAVIARPIEKALELLK, from the coding sequence TTGGCGGGGCTGTTCCGGGAGAATGGCGTTGAGTTTGAGCAGGTTGATTATTTCAGGGAGCGGCTGACGGCGGCGGATGTGAAAATGCTGCTCGCGAAGCTGAAAATACCGGCGTTTGGGCTGCTGCGGACCAAAGAAAAGGAGTTTAAGGAACGCGGATTCACGCCGGAGACGCCCGAGGACGAGATAATCGCCGCAATCGTCGCGAATCCGGGGCTTCTCAATCGCCCGATAGTCGTTGCCGGCGACCGCGCAGTCATCGCCCGCCCAATAGAAAAGGCCCTCGAGCTATTAAAATAG
- a CDS encoding DUF2237 domain-containing protein, whose protein sequence is MSFTNGNGNGNGHKPKPRNVLGGELESCCTDPMTGFYRDGYCKTGVDDTGRHTVCVRVTDEFLAFSKAAGNDLSTPRPEWAFPGLKDGDKWCLCMLRWKEALEHGMAPQVFLNATHEHALTVIRLEDLKEYAVEG, encoded by the coding sequence ATGAGCTTTACAAACGGAAACGGAAACGGCAACGGGCATAAGCCGAAGCCGCGAAATGTGCTCGGGGGCGAGCTTGAGAGCTGCTGCACCGATCCGATGACTGGTTTTTACCGCGACGGCTATTGCAAGACGGGCGTGGACGACACGGGGCGGCACACGGTCTGTGTGCGGGTGACTGACGAGTTTCTCGCGTTCTCAAAGGCGGCGGGCAATGATCTTTCAACGCCGCGGCCGGAGTGGGCGTTCCCCGGTTTGAAGGACGGCGATAAGTGGTGCCTGTGTATGCTCCGCTGGAAAGAGGCGCTCGAACACGGCATGGCCCCGCAGGTCTTTCTCAACGCAACGCACGAACACGCGCTGACCGTCATCCGGCTCGAAGACCTGAAAGAATACGCAGTAGAAGGGTGA
- a CDS encoding segregation/condensation protein A, translating to MRVSLMQEEQEQYTFDFLSETAEIVTESRDEISVRIGDFAGPLDLLLYLIRQEQANIFDIPIARITDEYLSYIRLMKTLDIAVAADFLVMAAQLIEVKSKMLLPRDPFAEPDEEVEDPRKELVDRLLEYEKYKSAAQMLYEKATIEQAVFPRGKIESDDNNAEISATVFDLITIFQKIVERQKEKITMEIERDEVSLADMIKRLKQRIFEHAELSLASFFEEFDTRRELVTAFIAVLEVVRTESVKLIQKQTFDDIILKKV from the coding sequence ATGCGAGTTTCCCTAATGCAGGAAGAGCAAGAACAATATACCTTTGATTTCCTTTCGGAAACTGCAGAGATCGTCACGGAGTCGCGTGACGAGATCAGCGTCCGCATCGGCGATTTTGCCGGGCCGCTCGATCTTTTGCTTTATTTGATCAGGCAGGAGCAGGCGAATATCTTTGATATCCCGATCGCCCGCATCACCGACGAATATCTCAGCTACATTCGCCTGATGAAGACGCTCGATATCGCCGTCGCGGCGGATTTTCTGGTGATGGCGGCGCAGCTTATCGAGGTCAAATCGAAGATGCTGCTGCCTCGCGACCCTTTCGCCGAACCGGACGAAGAGGTCGAGGACCCGCGAAAGGAACTAGTCGATCGCCTGCTCGAATACGAGAAATATAAGTCGGCCGCCCAGATGCTCTATGAAAAGGCGACCATCGAACAGGCTGTCTTTCCTCGCGGCAAGATCGAAAGCGACGACAACAACGCCGAGATCAGTGCGACGGTCTTCGACCTGATCACCATTTTCCAGAAGATAGTCGAGCGGCAGAAAGAGAAGATCACGATGGAGATCGAGCGGGACGAGGTCTCGCTTGCCGACATGATAAAGCGGCTCAAGCAGCGCATCTTCGAGCATGCCGAACTAAGCCTCGCCAGCTTTTTTGAAGAGTTTGACACGCGCCGCGAGCTCGTAACGGCCTTCATCGCCGTGCTCGAGGTCGTCCGGACCGAGAGCGTTAAATTGATACAGAAACAGACGTTTGACGACATAATCCTGAAGAAAGTTTGA
- the scpB gene encoding SMC-Scp complex subunit ScpB, translated as MALAEALIFVADEPIMARTIADVLEEDKASVEAALEALCEEYDTRESGLQVRAVAGGWQIATRTELHEDVRRFLKTRPSAKLSIAALETLAVIAYKQPVTVPEILEIRGVQSASAIKTLLEKRLIVTKGHKETVGRPMQYGTSKEFLIHFGLKDLNDLPSVEDFEDLVT; from the coding sequence ATGGCTCTTGCCGAGGCCCTGATATTCGTCGCCGATGAGCCGATCATGGCCCGCACCATCGCGGACGTGCTCGAAGAGGACAAAGCGAGCGTCGAGGCAGCTCTCGAGGCACTTTGCGAGGAATACGACACTCGCGAAAGCGGATTGCAGGTCCGGGCGGTCGCCGGCGGCTGGCAGATAGCGACCCGCACCGAGCTGCACGAAGACGTCCGCCGGTTCCTGAAGACCCGACCCTCGGCAAAGCTCTCGATCGCCGCTCTCGAGACGCTGGCGGTCATTGCCTATAAGCAGCCGGTCACCGTTCCGGAAATTCTCGAAATTCGCGGCGTGCAATCGGCCTCGGCAATCAAAACACTGCTAGAAAAACGGCTCATTGTGACAAAAGGCCATAAAGAAACCGTCGGCCGCCCGATGCAGTATGGAACCTCGAAAGAGTTCCTTATCCACTTTGGTTTGAAGGACCTAAACGACCTGCCTTCGGTGGAGGATTTCGAAGATTTGGTAACGTAA
- a CDS encoding rRNA pseudouridine synthase, whose translation MERLQKLISQAGVASRRAAEELIRAGEVTVNGEVVTELGTKADPDNDHIKVRGKLINPLLANRENVYFLLNKPKGYLSSVADPEGRKLVTDLIKGHGRLHPVGRLDFNTEGLIIMTNDGDFTNAVAGSKKIPKVYLVKVKGLPPEVAIRKLARGVRLPDGFKTAPAEITPLKPTDKNGWYEVTLYEGHNQQIRKMFDSIGHSVVKLRRIRIGMIDDLGLPVGRYRSLDEREIRSLLAPKKPTRSS comes from the coding sequence ATGGAAAGACTTCAAAAATTGATCTCACAAGCCGGAGTGGCTTCGCGGCGTGCGGCCGAGGAATTGATACGCGCCGGCGAGGTGACGGTCAACGGTGAGGTCGTGACCGAGCTCGGCACCAAGGCTGATCCCGACAATGACCACATAAAGGTTCGCGGAAAGCTGATCAACCCGCTGCTCGCCAATCGGGAAAATGTCTATTTCTTGCTCAACAAACCGAAGGGTTATCTTTCGAGCGTCGCCGACCCGGAAGGCCGCAAGCTTGTCACAGACCTGATCAAAGGCCACGGCCGGTTGCATCCGGTCGGCCGCCTTGATTTCAATACCGAAGGGTTGATCATAATGACCAATGACGGCGACTTCACCAATGCCGTCGCCGGATCGAAAAAGATCCCGAAAGTCTATCTTGTTAAGGTAAAGGGGCTTCCGCCCGAGGTTGCGATCAGGAAACTTGCCCGCGGCGTCCGGCTGCCCGATGGATTCAAAACCGCACCGGCTGAGATCACACCGCTAAAGCCGACCGACAAGAACGGCTGGTATGAGGTCACGCTATACGAGGGCCACAATCAGCAGATCAGAAAGATGTTCGACTCGATCGGCCATTCCGTCGTAAAGCTCCGCCGTATTCGAATTGGAATGATCGACGATCTAGGCTTGCCCGTCGGCCGCTATCGGTCGCTTGATGAGCGAGAGATCCGTTCGCTTCTAGCGCCGAAAAAACCAACCCGATCATCGTAA